A genome region from Haliotis asinina isolate JCU_RB_2024 chromosome 11, JCU_Hal_asi_v2, whole genome shotgun sequence includes the following:
- the LOC137255646 gene encoding uncharacterized protein — protein MAAAVLKYTVRKATLADIGPIKTLTDGEEWEIPLDLLYCVFGMDSRAWFVAESDTGEIIACRVFVYFNEDTAEGGLYVVRKDLRGKGIGRDVNRHGLKAVADANITLSATVVSLYDSYGFTFYYDVHQKRGPVEAILRVIPDADLSSDVSLVPYYDAMFKELKAYDQQVCESERDYFFTNWIISHAKYVLTARSDAGRLVGYGCLRVTEYCNEIAPLYANSDTIAWALLKELLRHLDPKAAVHIFIVSQNKTMMENIGQAPLTNVTTLHKMYTKTQVPQKLAQLYSLSAASLSVM, from the exons ATGGCGGCTGCCGTTCTGAAATACACTGTGAGGAAGGCAACCCTAGCTGACATTGGACCAATTAAAACCCTGACTGATGGAGAGGAGTGGGAAATACCACTTGACTTATTGTATTGCGTGTTTGGTATGGATTCAAGGGCTTGGTTCGTAGCTGAGTCGGACACAGGTGAAATAATCG CTTGTCGGGTCTTTGTGTACTTTAACGAGGACACAGCAGAAGGCGGTCTCTATGTCGTCAGGAAAGACCTCAGAGGCAAGGGTATCGGACGAGACGTAAACCGCCATGGCCTCAAAGCAGTTGCTGACGCAAACATCACCCTCTCGGCAACTGTGGTCAGCCTTTACGACAGCTATGGCTTCACGTTCTACTATGACGTCCACCAGAAACGTGGACCAGTGGAAGCCATCCTGAGGGTGATCCCTGATGCAGATTTAAGTTCGGATGTCAGTCTTGTCCCTTATTACGATGCCATGTTTAAAGAGCTAAAGGCCTACGACCAACAAGTTTGTGAAAGCGAGAGGGATTACTTCTTCACTAACTGGATCATCAGCCATGCAAAATACGTTCTGACAGCTCGCTCAGACGCAGGACGTCTTGTCGGATATGGTTGTTTAAGGGTAACAGAATACTGCAATGAGATTGCACCACTGTATGCTAATAGTGACACCATTGCATGGGCTCTATTGAAAGAACTCTTGCGACACCTGGATCCAAAGGCAgctgttcatatatttattgtctCACAAAACAAAACGATGATGGAGAATATTGGCCAAGCTCCCCTGACAAACGTCACTActcttcacaaaatgtacaccAAAACACAGGTGCCACAAAAACTGGCGCAGTTGTATTCGTTATCGGCCGCTTCATTATCTGTTATGTGA